The proteins below come from a single Ictalurus furcatus strain D&B chromosome 15, Billie_1.0, whole genome shotgun sequence genomic window:
- the micos10 gene encoding MICOS complex subunit MIC10 — MSEKELGQKWDRCLADCAIKVGAGLGLGIVFSVVFFKRRTMPITFGTGAGLGMAYSNCQNDLRTPYLLYSNATKEQ; from the exons ATGTCTGAGAAAGAGTTGGGGCAGAAATGGGACCGCTGCCTTGCGGACTGCGCTATCAAAGTTG GTGCTGGTCTTGGTTTAGGTATCGTCTTCTCTGTGGTCTTCTTCAAAC GTAGGACAATGCCAATCACATTTGGCACAGGAGCAGGACTGGGCATGGCTTACTCCAACTGCCAGAATGACCTGAGGACTCCATATCTCCTGTACAGCAATGCTACTAAG